The Spinacia oleracea cultivar Varoflay chromosome 2, BTI_SOV_V1, whole genome shotgun sequence DNA segment CTCATCAAATGAGTTGCTGGGTGAATGCTGAGCTGAGTGAATACCAGGGGAAGGTGGAAGCTTGGGTGAATCATCATTAAAATTAAGACTCCCCATAAAACTATCCATAGAAAGACTTCTGAAATGCCGACCAGTTGGAACAATATCTCCAGGGGCACTTCTCTTGCCTCTCTTAACAGCTCTTGAAGTATCCCCATGAATACCATGAGAATTACCAGCTGTACTGCTTTCAACTTCATTCTCACTACTGTCATTAGTCCTTGTACCACTCGCCCTACTATCCATATCTTTATCATCCATACTAGAAGAATTCAAAGCATCAAGATTATCCAAATTCATGTAAGCAGAGAACAGATCATCCACTACTTCACCCTCAGATTTCCTCTCAGCTTCCCCTTCACCACTAGCATTCCTTGTCCCACCCCAATCCGACTCTCGCTTCAATACAAGCTGTGCCGGCTTCTCCCTTTCCTTCTCCTTAGCCATAAACTGAGACCCTGAAGTCTGCCCAGTCGAAACAAACCCCAAAGGAACATCACTGCTAGACCGCCTATGTCCTTTACGAGGCGGAGGCGGTAACCCCTCATTGACATGAAACCCACTCCCTCCTCTAAAACCACCATCTCTCTCCTGCAGAGGAACCTCATTAGACCCTGAAATCGGCGAACCAGACTCCTTAAACACCGAAGGACTTAACGGAGGCAAGTTATCAAACGAAAAGAACGACGACTGAGATAATGACCTCGAATGTGTCGGTCCCGTATTAAAGTTCTGAGTAACCACGACTTGCTGGGGAACAATTTTCGGAGCTACAAAGTGAGAATGTGGGTGTGATGGCGGTATACCAGAAGGTCTCTTACTATTAACATTATGATTACTCCCTTCTAATACACTCAAATTCTGCATTTGACCATTAATCCCCAATTGATTAACACTTTGCTTATAAACTGAAGACGAACAATTACCAAACGACGATTGAATTCTCTGCATAACCCCAGTTTCATCACTTCCCTCCATCTAAATTACAAATTCAAAAACCCTAAATTTCACAAAGTTCCTTAAACCCTCAAAAATATTCCTCCTTTAATTACAACAACACAAATCCCAAATTGTTCAAACAACAGCCAAAACAGCAATTCAACAGAAAtcacaaaaccctagaaaacaGAAATTCAGTGACTTTCAGTAGAAATTTTCACTAAAGATGAGAGAAAAGGTCGAGTTCACCTTTGTGCAACTTCTTCGCCAAAAAGGATTGCACGAGATGATTCTGGAAATGGTGAACTTTTGTGCGTGAAGAAGAAGATACAAAGATCGTTGTAAAAAAAAGATAATGGGATTCTCTTCAGACTAGCGCCAAGATTTTTCgcgattttctctctcctctgtctTTGTGtgagttttttatttttgtgtgtgtaTGAGTGTGTGataatatttttatgttttaaaaaataaataaataaataaataaaataattggaGATTTGGGTTTCATGTGAGTTTGGTGTGAATGTCAATTTCATTCCGACGCGTTTTGActttttaataattattttaatattttaagggaagagAAACCCGTGATTTTCGGACTTTGGTCTGACCGTCTTATCTTATCAAACCGGATTCGTTGAATCACCGCCCTCTCAAATCTCAAAGACATGGCTTCGGTCTACCTCGCCGCATTGCATTTTGTATTACCAAGGCCGTGGCGGCCGAGGGTATTAACACAAAAGTTGAAGGTGGTGTACAGTAAATATTTTATAGTATtaaattaatacggagtagttaatTCAGTTTAAAAGTTACTACGATACATGTAAATTATAAGGAGTTTTTGTTATTTCTTTGTTTAGTGATAAGCTTAAAattattagattttttttattaaatgtcCTTAGGTTTAATGAAATGCATGAAATATTCTCAAATTTTCAGAAATGCATTGAATACCTCTATGCTATGTTTGGGACTAGAGTTTCATTTGGAATTTCTATTTGGCCCAATTCACTTGTTTAGAAATACTTGTAATTTGGAATGGATTTGGCCCAAATCCAAGCCAATAAAGAATGAGGTTCACTTTTATGAATTTGAAATTCCAATCCATATGacatcatttcaattccttGGCTCTTGGTCtcacccctctctctcctcaacccaCCATGTTTACTTTTACCAATCACCTTTTCTTTTTTACATGTTCCTtaactcattttctctctcctctcccaacTCACTCCCTACACTCCAGCCACAATTTTACCACTCTCTCAATGCTCTCTTGCAATTAAGTTTCTCTTTAGCCGCCACCAGAATCATCGACAATCCTTTAATTGCGGCATTAATCAAATCCTTTGTGTCTAAACTCAAGAGAAAATTCTAAGATTTCAGAAATTGGAGATTGAGGAATGAAAAGCTCTTCAAGAATAAGTTATAAGATGAAATTAAAAGTGAAAATCTATATATTTGTAAGTGAACAACAAAAAGATATCAATTTCCTGATGCAAAAATTGAAATTAGTTGATTAACTTTTTGTTTTAGGGTTAAGAGAGGGTGAACGAGTGTCACATGACCTTTCTGGAGATGATAATTGGGAAATATTGTTCATTGATGGAGTGAATATGTTGTATTGCTTCCATCATAGTGGAAATACAATTAGAATTCATTGTTTTCTTCATTAAAGAGTTCCGATTTGGTTTTCCAAAAATTTTATCATATAATTTTTCCATAGCTCATTGTGTTTGTGGGTGGAAAATGACAAAAGTAAGGCTACCTTATTAATTTTTGTGTTTATAGTACTACTCATTGATTTAATTGTTAAATTCAATTTGATTTTTTAACAATTGAAGGTTTTCAACTCCGAAAttggaatttattttctttccgaacaaaatattgaattgaaatgatggaTTTACAATTCTGAGTATTTCCCAAACAACTAATTTggatttgaaagttgaaatttgaatttctaGATTTCAAATAAAGAATTTGAAACCAAATGCATGTATTCGAACACTACCTAGGGTTATTTAGAGACTAATCTGGTTAGTTAGGGGTAAATTAATTGATTAGGCGTTAATGACTTACAGCGTTAACGACCATTAATCAATAGGGGTGCATTTTTATAAACCTTAGTTAATTTAACTACTTTCCAGCGTTTTATAATCCATGTACAAGTTTAAACCTCTTAATTGGGTCAATCATATATCAGCACACGAGAAAATAAATAACAAGAAAATTAATTGCACAATAAATGTAATCACCATTGATATAGATGAACTCCAGAAgagacaaaaaataaataaactatAAATCATTTATCAAAATACATGTAAAAAGTGTATTATTAGTTGGTGAATaatttgacaaaattaaaaggTAAAAAAATTGATCCCTATATTAGTAAGTTACATGTCAACTTTATGTTCTCGGAAAGAAGTTTGAACACAAATCACTATGGTTTGATTATATTAAGTTATGACCCATTGAGAGGCATATAAAAGGTATATATTGGTCATAGTGATGTTATTAATTGAACATTGAGATTTATATATCTTGCAAATATTTTGTGAGTTTCTACACCCAAGTGTAGATTATATATTGTTCCACCACATTGACATATTTATATATGAAAAGGGCAATAGAGTGAAGTTGATGATACTCCAGAAGAGAAGGAAATCTGTTTTATAGTGTATGCAATACCATCAAAGTGGTATAGATTTCTGAATTTATAATAGACGGCCTAGGAGAAAAATATAAACGTACCATTTGAAGATGTATTTAGATATCATTGATAAAATGACATGCaaagtatatatattaaaataatacttgATGATACTGGTATATGATGGAACCGACATGCATATGTTAAAAGTAATAGACTTAAGATGGGATCAGAAATCTATGTCCATTTTTATGTCGACATAATCATAATTCTCtaaatgagctcatggacctgaaGTCTAACAAGTTATTGATTTAAATCAACATTGTACAATATTTTACATTATGAGTCTTATattcatatacatgtgtagttaataggtaaatgcatcattcatcatacatttagcttgtttaatattttatcatcatatgattttgatttatccagttataatttcatattgcatacataagtttcaaaactattatgatGTCGTATGGATATGCATCCAAAGAATGGTAAGATGAATTTGTAACTTTAAGGAAAATTATAAGATCGAGGAGATTTGTACTCCATTGGACTAATAGTTGCTTAACAAATATATATAATGTTGATTGAATAACATGCTGTGaatcattaaaattaaattaaaaaaaattctgaaGAACTTATACATGATGTTATTACAAATCTAGTCCTTTAAGTTTTGCATATGAACATCATAAAATGAATGAAATATTGTCAAACCTCTTAAAGAGCGTTTTTGAAATGTCGTCTCAACCAATAATTTGAGTACTTGCGAGttatgaaatatacatattaattCATTCatgaaataatttttatacaaATATGAATTATCTTAAAAAATAAAGATAAGGGTATGTAATGTCTTTATAATGGATATTATTTCATAGtccagaaaaaccataaataacATTATTAGCTATATTATACCTCCAAATTAGACGATGATATTgttatttatcatgtattgCAAAGAAAGTTTGATCAATATTGATAAAAAAACTACCATTTACGACCTCCAAAACAAGGTATGTATGTCCAATATGTGTAGATAAGTTCTGTAATATCATGTACAAGAAAATGTATTTATCTCATGTGAAACTAAagtattattataatatgaatCGGAAAACTTGAAAACAAAGGTATCGAATGTGATAGGGAAAATCACATGATttaacttgtattattttctaAACATTAATGATGTAGATATTCACCTCACATGTTCAAGTGGAGAATAGAAGACTGAAGTTAAACTTTGGAGAATCAATTTTCAAGGAACTCATTGCTGCTACATTTGAGAAACTATTCAACAACATTGGATTGATTGCACTAGAAGATCTCAAATGATGTATTAATCAGAGGGAgaaatacgcgttgcactcttttttCCTTAACCAAGGTTTTGTCGCACTAgattttcctggtaaggttttaaTGAGGCAACATCTCAATCGTATTATGAAAAAATGATGTACTATTTTTCATTAACTAGGTTATTGTCCCACGGGGTTTTCTTAGTAAGGTTTTAACAAGGCATAATATTCAATAATGGAAATCCAAGGGGAGTGATATGAAATGttatgtggatgcccattatacccctagtaTCTTTCCAGAATATTctagatcttagggtttattatTCTCCAAGCAAACCCTATTctattatatgtatatatatctcATTGTTCATAAAATAATATACATAGTTGTTATCTCCCAATTTCTCCTCTCTTACTCTTTATTTCACAACAGTTTCTTACTTGTTCGTATTTCtattatttccatttctgaccttataatattatttttctattCGCAAATGAACAattatgaaataacattttGGAATGATCGTGTGCGTGCCCTTGGTGATGAACATCTTAATCAAGTTGGATATTAATTTGTCCAGTTATTGTTGTATGTGGTGAATGTGTTCTTTATCAAGAGTTTATATGTACACCATCCAAATACATGAATCATCCacatgtattttttatttttattttttaatatttcagGATATATTATATATACTTGTATGATTATATAACGTATACTACAAATAGGAACATCTTTTTCAACAATATATCACACCCAGATTTATGTAAATCCAATGAATGAACTTACTAATTCCTCATCTATATGATTCATAATTTTTTGTAAATGAACTTTGTGAACAATTATGCCTAAAATTTATGGGGATATATGTAATAACACATTTTCTAGCTTTAATATTCTCgcatgcatcgcgtgcatataagactagtattacGTGTATTAGCTTGATTTTCATTAACCGCAATATAAATGAATTTTCTTTATTTGctaaattttcagttttgaaaattaataattactcTGCTTTTTTAATCAATTACTAAGCAACTTTTTAAATAGACAAATAATATTATTCCTGCTATCCCCCTATATAATAGACATAAACACCCTTTGGTGTCTCATATGGgatagattaaaaaaaaacactgaattttttttatcaagtTGAATTCATTTAAAAAATGGACTATTAAATGCTAATTATCAATTATGAAAGTGTATCGCATAAATCAAACAATTGTTAAAGTTGACAGCAAAAaagtcaacaaattaattaatttctacATCTAGCAAGAACACCAATTACGAAACTTAATGACAATTACAAATAATTAAAAGTTGATTATTTATCAAACTGACTTGtagtaattaaaaaaataaaaaaaaattaatgtcaataaataacaaataagaAAATTCTAATGAAAATCACACGTTGAACCTCTCCTATTTTCCTTTCTAAAAGCCACTGTGTAATTTGACAGtaaaaaatcaataaataatatttaatttctacATCAAACAGGAAAGCAAGAATATTTATTTCTCTTATTTCtcttattaatttatttgaaGACAAATATTCTCTCCATATATAAATTTATTTACGGAGTACctaattttcatatttatttggCCAACATGTTTTTCATTATCAATGATTTTTATTCATAAAGTAAATGATTTTATGATATTTTGCCTGATTtgttttatttctttcttttgttgCTCCCAAGACCCTTTTATAAAAAGTGTTaatcataataataaaaaaacctCATTGTGGCACAATTGACACCAATATTCAATACCACtataaatatgaaaattttcaaTTACATCATCATAATATATTCGTAGAAAGGGTGTAATCTACAAATACTTTAAGAATCACAATTAAAATGTAAACAATTAGAGGTGTAATCTAGTTAATTACTTAACCAATTCAATAAATTATGCAATTTATAACAAACAACAAGAAAATAACTTAATGGTTTCAAGTAATTTTGAAATGACTATTATAATTGATCGTGAAGCTAATTTAGGTCATAATTGATGTATACATTTCATTCAATAAAATATTTGACATTTCCAGTGAAATCATATCAGTATTtaagtaatttttttatttaggaaTTCACTTAAATTAAGCAAAATCttaattaaaaatttagaaaaggAAAAATTTAaggaaataattaataaaacaatttaaatacaATTTCCtaaagaaataaattaaaattaattttgaagttATTAATTTTGTTATTTGGTTTACTTGAAATTTGAATCATAGTAGTAACACTAGTAACTATTAAAATGCCAGCTCAAACAACGATGCAGAATTGAAATCAACACAAATTCGTGAAAATGTTAAGGGTTTAAACCAATTTCATCTTTTTCtttggtttctttcaaattcttTTGTTCTAATGTATTTATTTTACTTTGAGCTTCTGTTTCTTTTATCTGAGTATGCACTTATCAATATATTGACAAAGTTGACAAAACAAATACTCCAAGAGTTACAATTAGGGTTATCAATTAGCCATGTAGAGTCATATTATTTATGCACGCGATACATACTTGACAATTTTATAAGAGGTTATAATCATAATATAATCATATGGTCTTACAATTAATTAGGGTTATCAATTAGACATGCATAGTCATATTATTTATGCACGCGATAcatgtttgacaattttataaaaggttaTAATCATAATAAAATCATATGGTCTTATAGTTTAACGTACGCATAacatgcatataagactagtagagattttacattttttttgaaagaaaaattaattcatttataAAGAGTCATACGACAGCTACAAGAGAAAAatagatctaacaaatacatgacaaattgaatcaaataaaggtTTTCTTCATCAAAGATATAGTCGTTGAATAAATCTTGAACTGTAGAACGTCTCCCGTATATAACGCTGGAACATGCAAcatttttagagagagagtttaacgatttgttgtagccgcgAGGATGATTTCCACTTGATTCATCTGAATGTACTCGAAAAATTGATATATGTTGCGATCTCGCATAAACTTTACCAATGGATCAATTCTGCATAAATCCATTACGAGTGAACGACAAACCAAATTAACTAGCTAAAACTAACTCCACCATAGGGAGACTAACGAACAAGGACGAACTCCGACCATACGgtgaaaatttattaaatttgaGAGACAATAGATGAATTAATTGAAGACAAAGGgtcggaaatagtctaattaCCAAAGTAATTAAACTATTTCCGACATACGACGGCCAAGAGAATAAACTCtagaaagagagaaaaggagagagagagtgatTAACGTGCCTTTTGTTTTTAGTAGAGATATTACATAAAAGTTGAGATAGTGACCATTTAAGTGTAACCCTTGAGAGGAGACCTCCTAATTAATTTTTCTTAtctataacatataaaaaaaaagtacgaATGAGTTCATATAAATTATAACCAGGTTCAGTTAGGTGCAATAGATTTACTCTTTCAACTTTACTCTCTTGCAATTTTGATGTACGATCTAATAAATTACAATTACCTATAATTAGTTtcgataaattcagataagaaaAGTTATTGGGCCTCGGTAATCTTCTCCATACTCCACCCTAAACCATATTGGCCAATttcctaaaaagaaagaaaaaaagatcaGGCCGTCATTTAAACCTAGAAGATTCTGATCATGGGCCTCATGCCTTTTAAAACCCAGGCCATCATGTTCTTCCCCAAATTGCAAGTCGCCAACTTTCTAAAACCCTAATTCACCAGAAAACACCCAAATCCTTTATTCACCTCTCACTATAAAAGACCACTAAAACCTCAACAATTACAAACGTGAGCAATTCGCAACCCCTAAATCCCTAATTAGCAAATCCGCCGCTTTCTGTAAAATCTCTCCATTTTCGTTCTATCTATTGAAGAGGGCAAATGATGCAATTTACGATGGAGTGATTGCTCAGAATCTTTCTGGGTGCATGATAATCACCATTTTTAGATAGGAAGATCTGATGCGTCCTCTTTTACTTTTTCTTCCTAAATTTCATCGGATTTTTATCCAttttttcagatttattttttagttttaAAGAAAAATAGCCGGTGATGAATGTAAAATTATGGTTGATTGCAGAAAATGCAAACGCATATTGTTGATAAATTTGTACTAGGACGGTCTGAGGCTAATTTCGATATGAAAATGAATTTTCTTgttttaaatttgatttttaaaacatttatttTAAGCTAATTTGAATAACTATGttaattttattgaattttgttGGCAGTAGTTTAATTATAGTGTGAATGATGAGATTTATATAAATATCACAGTTATCCCTGTCTGAGAAATCTGTGCTGAAAATTTGTGATCTGACACACTTTATTTTTACTGCCCACAAAATTGATCTAATTATTATTGGTTTTTAAACTTTTATTTTAACTTCTTTTAGTCCTGTTTTTGTGTGGGTTTTAAATTCCATCGTTTATATTAAAAGAAAGATTTTGAACATAGTTATGTTATTGAATTTCCTGGTGGTTAAGAAGAGTTCTTTGTTTGAAATCTTTATTTTTTAtactattttttatttaaccATTTTGTTCtaaattgtactccctccgtatttatttaagagataaatTTGACCGGGCACTAATAAAGTAAGTGGGGtttggtagatattttaataagtaaataaatgaGGACAATGTATTTTGGGGGTTGGAGGTAGGGTGGGTAAATTAGATGCATTTTGGCGTTGGAGGTAGGGTGGGTAAATTAGAtac contains these protein-coding regions:
- the LOC110802935 gene encoding bZIP transcription factor 29 — translated: MEGSDETGVMQRIQSSFGNCSSSVYKQSVNQLGINGQMQNLSVLEGSNHNVNSKRPSGIPPSHPHSHFVAPKIVPQQVVVTQNFNTGPTHSRSLSQSSFFSFDNLPPLSPSVFKESGSPISGSNEVPLQERDGGFRGGSGFHVNEGLPPPPRKGHRRSSSDVPLGFVSTGQTSGSQFMAKEKEREKPAQLVLKRESDWGGTRNASGEGEAERKSEGEVVDDLFSAYMNLDNLDALNSSSMDDKDMDSRASGTRTNDSSENEVESSTAGNSHGIHGDTSRAVKRGKRSAPGDIVPTGRHFRSLSMDSFMGSLNFNDDSPKLPPSPGIHSAQHSPSNSFDENTNQFSLEFANSDFTPVELKKIMLNEKLAELAMSDPKRVKRILANRQSAARSKERKMRYMSELEHKVQTLQTEATTLSAQLTHLQRDSAGLTNQNNELRFRLQSMEQQAQLKDALNEALRAEVQRLKLESGELRGEASQNMYRQNNANQQNNQMMRMHPSLYNNMYQQNNANQQQPPQQTQDPQQSQSTDAAPKN